A genomic window from Silene latifolia isolate original U9 population chromosome Y, ASM4854445v1, whole genome shotgun sequence includes:
- the LOC141634362 gene encoding uncharacterized protein LOC141634362: MAKSSFKLQHPLDNLDGDVEEPVEDGDTALHLVFMVIYLVLSFFWKGELLWRQKMKMVQFLCMMLVLAPLHHAARGEHLDTIRLLMSHGASLTTKNSYEKAYNTLRDIDAAAKC; this comes from the exons ATGGCCAAGAGTTCCTTCAAGCTGCAACATCCTCTTG ATAACTTGGATGGCGATGTTGAAGAACCGGTTGAAGATGGAGATACCGCTCTCCATCTTGTTTTTATGGTCATTTACCTTGTGCTCAG CTTCTTTTGGAAAGGGGAGCTTCTTTGGAGGCAAAAAATGAAGATGGTGCAATTCCTTTGCATGATGCTAGTGCTGGCG CCCCTTCATCATGCAGCCCGAGGTGAGCACCTAGACACTATCAGATTGCTGATGTCCCATGGCGCGTCTCTTACTACGAAGAACAGTTATGAAAAG GCATATAACACTCTCCGTGACATAGATGCTGCTGCTAAATGTTAA